The Silvanigrella paludirubra genome contains a region encoding:
- a CDS encoding 3-deoxy-7-phosphoheptulonate synthase encodes MNYNILKKIPTHKEIIDYAPLSTTAKQKIEKDRIEVKNILEGKDNRLLLIVGPCSAWPEKAVLNYAEKLKKLEEKVNERIKIVMRVYIQKPRTTKGWVGPIIQPDPFKQPDLEAGMKYSRKMMVDVVEMGLPIADEALSTQNADVFLELLSWVAIGARSSEDQEHRIFASAIECAVGLKNPTHGSLKIGVNSIVAAQYNHISAMNGYEVETNGNQHAHLVLRGSNHGPNFSNMHLNEVKNHMEEHKIKNPAIIIDTSHDNCLLNGKKDHLLQVNNIFEILDNIKDRPDLKKLVKGFMVESFIQDGCQPILANQPEKINLNGLSITDPCLGWDKTEEMIFNLFKKLK; translated from the coding sequence ATGAATTATAATATATTAAAAAAAATTCCTACCCATAAAGAAATTATTGATTATGCTCCCTTATCTACTACAGCAAAACAAAAAATTGAAAAAGATAGAATAGAAGTAAAAAATATTTTAGAAGGGAAAGACAATAGGCTCTTATTAATTGTAGGGCCTTGCTCTGCTTGGCCCGAAAAAGCTGTTTTAAATTATGCAGAAAAACTAAAAAAATTAGAAGAAAAAGTAAACGAACGTATTAAAATTGTAATGCGAGTTTATATTCAAAAGCCAAGAACGACTAAAGGTTGGGTTGGACCAATTATTCAACCTGATCCTTTCAAACAACCCGATCTAGAAGCTGGCATGAAATATTCTAGAAAAATGATGGTTGATGTCGTTGAAATGGGCTTGCCTATCGCTGACGAAGCTTTATCCACCCAAAATGCTGATGTATTTTTAGAACTTCTTTCTTGGGTTGCCATAGGAGCACGAAGTAGTGAAGATCAAGAACACCGTATTTTTGCATCTGCGATTGAATGTGCTGTTGGATTAAAAAACCCAACACATGGTTCATTAAAAATTGGGGTAAATAGTATTGTTGCAGCTCAATATAATCATATTTCAGCAATGAATGGTTATGAAGTGGAAACAAATGGAAATCAACATGCTCACCTCGTATTACGAGGAAGTAATCATGGCCCCAATTTCTCTAATATGCATTTAAATGAAGTAAAAAATCATATGGAAGAACATAAAATTAAAAATCCAGCTATTATAATTGATACCAGTCACGACAATTGTCTTTTAAATGGCAAAAAAGACCATCTTTTACAAGTAAACAATATTTTTGAAATTTTAGATAATATAAAAGATCGCCCCGATTTAAAAAAATTGGTAAAAGGATTTATGGTTGAAAGTTTTATTCAAGATGGCTGTCAACCTATTCTAGCTAATCAACCTGAAAAAATTAATTTAAATGGATTATCTATCACAGATCCTTGTTTAGGGTGGGATAAGACAGAAGAAATGATTTTTAATTTATTTAAAAAATTAAAATAA
- a CDS encoding prephenate dehydratase domain-containing protein, with product MILGVSGDIGSFSEEAALKYIEQSNLCFELKYLIDIEGVLSSLSENSIQYGIFPVVNLRGGLVKTAFEAMGKYHFKYKENISIKIEHNLITKNEVSLNEITTIVSHPQAFAQCQKYLKSNFPNIEYIEWKNTALAARNLSDGLFPLNTAIIGHKKTASLYNLKIREEKIQDELQNLTTFIIVENI from the coding sequence GTGATTTTAGGTGTTTCTGGTGATATAGGTTCTTTTTCGGAAGAAGCAGCTTTAAAATATATTGAACAATCTAACCTTTGTTTCGAACTTAAATACTTAATTGATATAGAAGGTGTTTTAAGCTCACTCTCGGAAAATTCTATTCAATATGGAATTTTTCCCGTAGTTAATTTAAGAGGAGGTTTAGTTAAAACAGCCTTTGAAGCTATGGGCAAATATCATTTTAAGTATAAAGAAAATATAAGCATAAAAATTGAACATAATCTAATTACGAAAAATGAAGTTAGTTTAAATGAAATAACCACAATTGTTTCTCATCCACAAGCCTTTGCCCAATGCCAAAAATATTTAAAAAGTAATTTTCCAAATATTGAATACATTGAGTGGAAAAATACGGCGTTGGCAGCAAGAAATCTTTCAGATGGTCTTTTTCCTTTAAATACGGCTATTATCGGTCATAAAAAAACAGCTTCCCTTTATAATTTAAAAATAAGAGAAGAAAAAATACAAGATGAATTACAAAATTTAACCACTTTTATTATTGTTGAAAATATTTAA
- a CDS encoding chorismate mutase — protein MNLNTLRKEIEDIDKLIIECLAKRENISTKIGEIKREMGIQIYDSEREKNLNSYYHELSLKFNLDPEFILKIFKLIIKKSRNVQLKN, from the coding sequence TTGAATTTAAATACTTTAAGAAAAGAGATAGAAGATATAGATAAGCTAATCATTGAGTGCTTAGCAAAAAGAGAAAACATATCAACTAAAATAGGAGAAATTAAAAGAGAAATGGGAATTCAAATCTATGATTCTGAAAGAGAAAAAAATTTGAATTCCTATTATCATGAATTGAGTTTAAAATTTAATTTAGACCCTGAATTTATTCTTAAAATTTTTAAATTAATCATTAAAAAATCAAGAAATGTTCAGTTAAAAAATTAA
- a CDS encoding VOC family protein: MDPRPTRMPWLSPYLAVRNLERSADFYTKAFGFKTKGMKDHNGHVNHINIFHKNTVLFMIHPESSMGSPARSPSTLNVSASQSFYVFVDNVDKIYEKAIASGCRSVVSPEDFYWGDRMCTVTDIDGYSWSFAKVLKKAATKKKKTTSKKKKTSAKKTTKAKKTTKKAVKKPAKKRKPKTTKK, encoded by the coding sequence ATGGATCCTCGTCCAACTCGTATGCCATGGTTGTCACCTTATTTAGCAGTTAGAAATCTAGAAAGATCTGCTGACTTTTATACAAAAGCATTTGGCTTTAAAACAAAGGGTATGAAAGATCATAATGGTCATGTAAATCATATTAATATATTTCATAAAAATACAGTTTTATTTATGATTCATCCAGAAAGTTCAATGGGAAGTCCAGCCAGATCTCCTTCTACATTAAATGTTTCTGCGTCACAATCATTTTATGTTTTTGTAGACAATGTTGATAAAATTTATGAAAAAGCGATTGCAAGCGGTTGTAGAAGTGTTGTTTCTCCCGAAGATTTTTATTGGGGAGATAGAATGTGCACCGTAACAGATATTGATGGATATTCATGGTCCTTTGCAAAAGTTCTTAAAAAAGCGGCAACAAAAAAGAAAAAAACAACTTCTAAAAAGAAAAAAACTTCCGCTAAAAAGACCACAAAAGCAAAAAAGACCACCAAAAAAGCAGTAAAAAAGCCTGCTAAAAAAAGAAAACCGAAAACAACAAAAAAGTAA